The nucleotide window TGGCAATCGACAGGTAATCCAAACCCACCGAAATGGTGCGCGGGTCTTCCATCATATAGGTAATCAACTTGCGCACAAAAGCCCGGAACTCCTCGTCCAGCGCGCGGTCATCACGGACGATCTGCGCGGCGGCAAACGCGTCAAACTGGGCAAACGCCTCTAACGCACGCCGCAAAATCGTAACCGCCATCTCACCCGCGAGTTTGATTTCGGAATAATTAATCATGCGCGCGCCATTGGCGATAATACGCTGGGTGCGGGTAGCGATTTTTTCCGCTTCATCGCCCGCGCGCTCAAGATTTGGAATCATCTTAGAGATCGCCATTAAGAGCCGTAAATCTCGCGCCGCAGGCTGACGCCGGGCAATCGTATAGCAACACGCTTGATCAATTTCGATCTCCATCGCGTTGAGCTGCTGCTCATTTCTGATCACTTGCGCCGCCGCCTCAGGATTGAGATCGTTGAGTGAACGCATAGCGGTCACGATTTGCATTTCAACAAAATGCCCCATTTCAAGCACTTTTGCGCACAGAAGGTTCAAGTCAGCATCAAACTGGCTCGACAGATGTTTGTCGGACATGGATTTCTCCTTAGCCAAAACGGCCCGTAATGTAATCTTCCGTTTCTTTACGGGCGGGCTTCACAAAAATTTGGCTGGTTTCACCAAATTCAATCAACTCGCCCAAATACATATACGCCGTGTAATCCGAGCAACGCGCAGCTTGCTGCATATTATGCGTGACAATCACAACCGTGTAATCACTTTTCAATTCTGCAATCAACTCTTCAATCCG belongs to Mycoavidus sp. B2-EB and includes:
- the phoU gene encoding phosphate signaling complex protein PhoU, with product MSDKHLSSQFDADLNLLCAKVLEMGHFVEMQIVTAMRSLNDLNPEAAAQVIRNEQQLNAMEIEIDQACCYTIARRQPAARDLRLLMAISKMIPNLERAGDEAEKIATRTQRIIANGARMINYSEIKLAGEMAVTILRRALEAFAQFDAFAAAQIVRDDRALDEEFRAFVRKLITYMMEDPRTISVGLDYLSIAKAIERIGDHATNLAEFIIYIVKGTDVRHVPPDQLEREVLT